From Deltaproteobacteria bacterium, the proteins below share one genomic window:
- a CDS encoding CbbQ/NirQ/NorQ/GpvN family protein, with protein MLTGPTGCGKTRFVEAMAHRLQRPLITVACHEDLFASDLLGRYLLINDETVWSDGPLSRAVRCGAICYLDEIVEARKDTTVVLHPLADDRRTLFIEKKGEAVPAHPDFLLVISYNPGYQSVMKDLKPSTRQRFAAINFSYPAPDKETVIVAHEGGIAPETAEKLVALGGKIRSMRDSGLAEGASTRLLIHAAKLMAGGVSARAACRAAVAGPLSDEAGLIATMNDLIDDVF; from the coding sequence ATGCTCACCGGCCCCACGGGCTGCGGCAAGACCCGGTTCGTGGAGGCCATGGCCCATCGCCTTCAAAGGCCCCTCATCACCGTCGCCTGCCACGAGGACCTTTTCGCCTCCGACCTCCTTGGTCGCTATCTCCTTATAAACGACGAGACTGTGTGGTCCGACGGCCCCCTTTCCCGCGCCGTTCGCTGTGGGGCAATCTGCTACCTGGACGAGATAGTGGAGGCCCGCAAGGACACCACGGTGGTGCTCCACCCGCTCGCCGACGACCGGCGCACCCTTTTCATCGAAAAAAAGGGCGAGGCTGTCCCGGCCCACCCGGATTTTCTGCTGGTCATCAGCTACAACCCCGGCTACCAGTCGGTGATGAAGGACCTGAAACCAAGCACCCGCCAGAGATTCGCCGCCATCAATTTTTCGTATCCAGCCCCTGACAAGGAAACGGTGATAGTGGCCCACGAGGGCGGCATTGCTCCTGAGACGGCGGAAAAACTTGTGGCGCTTGGGGGCAAAATCCGCTCCATGCGCGATTCCGGCCTTGCGGAAGGGGCCAGCACCCGGCTTCTGATCCACGCGGCGAAGCTCATGGCGGGCGGGGTGTCGGCCAGGGCCGCCTGCCGGGCGGCGGTTGCCGGGCCGCTTTCCGACGAGGCCGGGCTCATCGCCACCATGAACGATCTTATAGACGACGTTTTCTGA